From one Cynocephalus volans isolate mCynVol1 chromosome X, mCynVol1.pri, whole genome shotgun sequence genomic stretch:
- the LOC134367715 gene encoding igE-binding protein-like, which produces LSDKVRKKVQAAFPVFEVEGGGRVHAPVEYTQIKDLAEAVRKYGVNANFTLVMLERFAGVAMTPADWQMLAKAALPTMGQYMEWKALWHEAAQAQARANAAALTPEQRDWTFDMLTGQGPFAADQTAFPWGAYVQVSSTAIKAWKALPQKGEASGQLTKIIQGPQEPFSDFVARMTEAAGRIFGDPDQAAPLVEQLIFEQATQECRAAIAP; this is translated from the coding sequence ctctctgataaagtgaggaaaaaggttcaagctgccttcccagtttttgaggttgagggcggagggagagttcatgcccccgtcgagtacacccaaattaaggatctagcagaggcggttagaaaatatggtgtaaatgccaattttactctagtaatgctagaaaggtttgctggtgtggctatgacacccgctgactggcaaatgttggctaaggcagcgctccctaccatgggtcaatacatggaatggaaggcgctatggcatgaggctgcacaagctcaagccagggcaaacgctgctgcactgacccccgagcagcgagattggacctttgatatgttaacaggccagggcccatttgccgctgatcagacggctttcccatggggtgcttatgttcaagtttctagcactgccattaaggcttggaaggcactcccccaaaaaggggaagcttctggacaacttactaagatcattcagggacctcaggaaccattctcagattttgtggctcgaatgacagaagcagcggggcgcatctttggggaccctgatcaggctgcgcctcttgttgaacaactgatttttgagcaggcgacccaggaatgccgcgcggccatagcgccc
- the LOC134368197 gene encoding endogenous retrovirus group K member 7 Pro protein-like, with product MPQMGVQPVPVQPIRPLLPGTVGLIIGRGSLTLNGLIVYPGVVDCQHSPEIQVLCTCPGGVFSITKGDRIAQLLLLPEVAGPSEPGREKMGSSGMDSAYLMVSLNERPKLKLWVEGKLFEGIMDTGADKSIISTHWWPKSWPVIKSSHSLQGLGYQASPTISSATLSWKTTEGQEGHFTPYVLPLPVNLWGRDILQKMGVKLSNEYSSQAKEIMAKMGHKQGRGLGAREQGRVEPILPEGNPGRQGLGFS from the coding sequence ATGCCACAAATGGGCGTCCAGCCGGTTCCTGTGCAGCCTATTCGACCCCTACTGCCTGGAACCGTGGGCCTTATAATTGGCAGAGGATCGTTAACTTTAAACGGTCTTATTGTCTACCCTGGGGTAGTTGACTGTCAACATAGCCCCGAGATCCAAGTCCTGTGCACATGCCCAGGAGGAGTTTTTTCTATTACCAAAGGAGACAGGATAGCTCAATTGCTGCTCCTCCCAGAGGTCGCCGGACCTTCAGAGCCTGGGCGAGAAAAAATGGGCTCCTCGGGCATGGATTCCGCCTACCTGATGGTCTCCCTAAATGAGAGACCTAAGCTAAAGTTGTGGGTTGAGGGAAAATTGTTTGAAGGCATTATGGATACTGGTGCAGATAAGAGTATTATTTCCACCCATTGGTGGCCAAAGTCTTGGCCTGTCATTAAGTCCTCACATTCTCTACAAGGCCTCGGTTATCAGGCCAGTCCTACTATTAGTTCCGCTACCTTGTCCTGGAAAACGACAGAGGGACAAGAGGGACATTTTACTCCCTACGTGCTTCCGCTCCCCGTTAACCTCTGGGGGCGtgatattttacaaaagatgGGAGTTAAGTTGTCTAATGAATACTCCTCTCAAGCTAAGGAGATAATGGCCAAGATGGGTCATAAACAGGGAAGGGGTTTAGGAGCCAGGGAACAGGGCCGGGTTGAACCCATTCTCCCTGAAGGCAACCCAGGTAGACAGGGTCTGGGTTTTTCCTAG
- the LOC134368199 gene encoding melanoma antigen preferentially expressed in tumors-like, with translation MDKNAPATLLDLAVRSLLSNERVAIHALEELPRVMFAPFFTAAFLGGHKKVLREMVRIWPYPCLHVGTLRVRESQYDNFEAMIDGLQILPAQNSSSWEPKLRILDLSQNPGCRTTCSEIRTTFPFCFRSCVHSQHSIVKTEEAPQRVRCPGTVNSESEPQSSREPVELLVNISLDSTWRTGRFLSLLRNKVEQSFGSLHLCCRVLQFDGRLAHEHILQLLDMGCIGHLKVDDIYLSQVTTLLAQMTHLHSLSMSHIRFTSCVRRRFGTFLTHLGQMNTLQQIRLYSCRTHPLQELLRYLPPQLDALYLSFCGLSNRGITVLSQSPAATHLRLLSLSNVEISRELSESFQTLLASVSGTLEYLQITSCLITDSTLTAVIPALSRCSHLCVFSFASNPITMRVLTSLLQHLTNLTELKRVIYPVPVHCYEQLHNPRSLNRQKLSEVQAQLKAMLQVVKRNDMRWTSSPE, from the exons ATGGACAAAAACGCCCCAGCCACACTACTAGACCTTGCTGTACGAAGTCTGCTGAGTAATGAACGTGTAGCTATCCATGCCCTTGAAGAGCTCCCAAGAGTCATGTTCGCTCCGTTTTTCACTGCCGCCTTCTTGGGTGGTCATAAGAAGGTACTGAGGGAAATGGTGAGGATTTGGCCCTATCCCTGTCTCCACGTCGGGACATTGAGAGTACGGGAGTCACAATATGACAATTTCGAAGCTATGATTGACGGTCTACAGATCCTTCCTGCCCAGAACTCTTCTTCTTG GGAGCCAAAACTGAGGATTCTAGATTTAAGTCAGAATCCAGGCTGCAGGACCACATGCTCTGAGATCAGGACCacattccctttctgttttcGTTCATGTGTTCACTCTCAGCACTCTATCGTGAAAACAGAAGAAGCCCCACAAAGAGTTAGGTGCCCCGGAACTGTAAATTCAGAGTCTGAGCCTCAGTCATCCAGGGAACCTGTGGAATTATTAGTGAACATTTCCCTAGATAGTACCTGGAGAACAGGgcgatttctttctttacttcgaAATAAAGTAGAGCAGAGCTTTGGGTCCTTGCACCTCTGCTGCAGAGTTTTGCAATTTGATGGAAGGCTTGCCCACGAACACATCCTGCAGCTTCTGGATATGGGATGCATTGGTCACCTGAAAGTGGATGACATTTATCTGAGTCAAGTCACCACCCTTTTGGCTCAGATGACCCACCTCCACAGCCTTAGTATGTCTCACATCCGTTTTACATCTTGTGTGAGGAGACGCTTTGGGACTTTTCTCACCCATCTTGGGCAGATGAACACCCTTCAGCAGATCCGTTTGTATTCCTGCCGCACGCATCCGCTTCAGGAACTGCTCAG ATACCTGCCACCTCAGTTGGATGcattgtatctctctttctgtggacTTTCTAACAGAGGCATCACTGTCCTGTCCCAGAGCCCTGCAGCCACCCATCTAAGATTGCTGAGTCTCAGCAACGTCGAGATATCCCGGGAACTTTCTGAGTCCTTCCAGACTCTGCTGGCAAGTGTCTCAGGCACCCTGGAGTATCTACAGATAACTAGTTGCCTGATAACTGATTCTACTCTCACTGCTGTCATTCCGGCCCTGAGCCGCTGTTCCCACCTCTGTGTCTTTAGCTTCGCCTCCAACCCCATTACAATGCGTGTGCTCACCAGTCTTCTGCAGCACTTAACAAACCTGACGGAGCTGAAGCGTGTAATTTATCCTGTCCCTGTCCATTGCTATGAACAATTGCATAATCCTCGCAGTTTGAACCGACAGAAGCTTTCTGAAGTGCAGGCCCAATTGAAGGCGATGCTGCAGGTGGTAAAGCGGAATGACATGCGCTGGACCAGTTCTCCTGAGTGA